A genomic region of uncultured Fretibacterium sp. contains the following coding sequences:
- a CDS encoding S1 RNA-binding domain-containing protein: protein MIEEKKAETSSVRVGDLAECTVEQIMPYGAFVRLSTGQRGMIHISELSFNFVKKVEDVLTLQQNIKARVIKIDEKGRIDLSLKKVEERPLIQAPSSREDKDGFEKKMASFLKASEAKIADLNSKMNASKGRKKPGGRSKG, encoded by the coding sequence ATGATTGAGGAGAAGAAGGCGGAGACTTCTTCGGTTCGCGTTGGGGATCTGGCGGAATGCACGGTGGAGCAAATAATGCCCTACGGCGCTTTTGTCCGGCTTTCGACGGGGCAGCGGGGGATGATCCACATCTCCGAGCTCTCGTTCAACTTCGTCAAGAAGGTGGAGGACGTCCTCACCCTTCAACAGAACATCAAGGCCCGCGTGATCAAGATCGACGAGAAGGGACGCATCGACCTCTCCTTGAAGAAGGTGGAGGAACGTCCCCTGATCCAGGCTCCCTCCTCCCGGGAGGACAAGGACGGCTTCGAGAAGAAGATGGCCTCCTTCCTGAAGGCCAGCGAGGCCAAGATTGCGGACCTCAACAGCAAGATGAATGCGTCGAAGGGCAGAAAGAAGCCCGGAGGACGCTCCAAGGGGTAG
- a CDS encoding DUF501 domain-containing protein — protein MLRVSGEAKASLFYNLLSPGELRGVAGRMEGRRFDPSLVLGTGPRCRFGGVRVLVCAPLAGLRPFPTTFWLVCPWLVRRAGAVESAGGVRALEDWLARRAPEAWRPYNREHQLLRIKLMDPQERRLLRRFRPAVWERLRLAGVGGIRYGDEIRVKCLHLQTASWLALARHPGGPWLAGEGLGGDCGGVMAHLCERGHTRGSIGREGRCGRDASMRTPPWWYSGSASLWTWTGGWPNRISEAVSPM, from the coding sequence GTGCTGCGGGTCTCAGGGGAGGCGAAAGCCTCCCTTTTTTATAACCTTCTAAGCCCTGGCGAGCTTCGGGGTGTCGCGGGGCGGATGGAGGGGCGTCGGTTCGACCCCTCCCTGGTCCTGGGGACGGGGCCCCGCTGCCGCTTCGGCGGGGTGCGCGTCCTGGTCTGTGCGCCGCTGGCGGGGCTGCGCCCGTTCCCAACGACCTTCTGGCTCGTCTGCCCCTGGCTGGTGCGGCGGGCTGGGGCGGTCGAATCCGCGGGGGGCGTTCGGGCCCTTGAGGATTGGCTGGCGCGGCGGGCCCCGGAGGCGTGGCGGCCCTACAATCGGGAACACCAGCTCCTGCGGATAAAACTGATGGACCCACAGGAGCGGAGGCTGCTGCGCCGCTTCCGCCCGGCGGTCTGGGAGCGTCTGAGGCTTGCGGGGGTCGGAGGTATCCGTTACGGGGACGAAATTCGCGTGAAGTGCCTCCATCTCCAGACGGCGTCGTGGCTCGCGCTCGCGCGGCATCCCGGCGGACCGTGGCTTGCCGGGGAGGGACTGGGCGGGGACTGCGGTGGGGTGATGGCCCATCTGTGTGAACGGGGCCATACGCGGGGAAGTATAGGGAGGGAAGGCCGATGTGGAAGGGACGCTTCGATGAGGACACCGCCCTGGTGGTACAGCGGTTCAGCCAGTCTCTGGACCTGGACTGGAGGATGGCCGAACAGGATATCCGAGGCAGTATCGCCCATGTGA